A single region of the Sulfitobacter geojensis genome encodes:
- a CDS encoding TRAP transporter small permease subunit has protein sequence MWQLARVITRINRFIGRWVSLAVLVIFALLLADVVMRYLVGTPTIWTAELATLIFGGYAVIGGGYLLAERGHVNVDIFYGRMRRKQRSLLDVVTWPLFLLFVGVLLWQGWDIASDAIADFERSNSVWKAPLWPTKLLIPVAAILLLLQGFVRLWADIRVLRGLPVPDDVFGKPSALSPNEDDAEEMPR, from the coding sequence ATGTGGCAGTTGGCCCGCGTGATCACACGCATTAATCGTTTTATCGGCCGGTGGGTGTCTCTCGCTGTTCTGGTGATCTTTGCTCTTTTGCTGGCCGATGTGGTGATGCGCTATCTGGTGGGCACGCCGACGATCTGGACCGCTGAACTGGCGACCCTGATCTTTGGCGGCTATGCCGTCATCGGGGGCGGCTATCTGCTGGCCGAGCGGGGCCATGTGAACGTTGACATCTTTTATGGCCGGATGCGCCGCAAACAGCGGTCTCTGCTGGATGTGGTGACATGGCCGCTGTTCTTGTTGTTCGTGGGCGTTCTGCTGTGGCAGGGCTGGGATATCGCGTCCGATGCCATTGCCGATTTCGAGCGCTCCAACTCCGTGTGGAAAGCGCCTCTTTGGCCGACCAAACTGTTGATCCCCGTCGCCGCGATTTTGCTTTTGTTGCAGGGTTTTGTGCGGCTTTGGGCCGACATTCGCGTGTTGCGCGGATTGCCGGTGCCCGATGACGTATTCGGCAAACCCAGTGCCCTTTCCCCCAATGAAGATGACGCAGAGGAGATGCCCCGATGA
- a CDS encoding UdgX family uracil-DNA binding protein (This protein belongs to the uracil DNA glycosylase superfamily, members of which act in excision repair of DNA. However, it belongs more specifically to UdgX branch, whose founding member was found to bind uracil in DNA (where it does not belong), without cleaving it, appears to promote DNA repair by a pathway involving RecA, rather than base excision.), which yields MHHVVVPDINAAMHWRDKARGFLASGVPPSRIIWGDTTREADLFATDDAASQKGTITVPRSFIAMANTVVWHSDPERFARLYAFLWRLRDAPHLMEDRGDGDLTRLRQMEKNVRRCQHKMKAFVRFREITAAGANRRSFAAWFEPTHNTVEPTADFFVRRFADMDWRILTPKTSAMFKDGQLAIEGGQAKPDLPADASEELWVTYFRNIFNPARLKVQAMQSEMPKKYWKNMPEAAAIPDLIANAPARARAMALAAPSLPPRHMAKAQAQLAGHASAWEGSEAALPAAITACTRCPLHCNATQAVLGEGPLNADLMIVGEQPGDHEDLQGRPFVGPAGQLFDKLAIDAALDRQSAYVTNAVKHFKFRPKGKRRIHQRPDISEIEQCKWWLDAELAQVKPKLILAMGATAAHVLTGKGTAIMARRGTVETSPAGPPVLITLHPSYVLRQTDPEARSTAQNLLRLDLAAAVAFVR from the coding sequence ATGCACCATGTCGTGGTGCCCGATATCAATGCCGCAATGCACTGGCGCGACAAGGCACGCGGGTTTCTGGCATCTGGCGTTCCGCCCAGCCGGATCATCTGGGGCGATACAACCCGCGAAGCGGATCTGTTCGCAACCGATGATGCGGCCTCGCAAAAAGGGACAATTACCGTTCCGCGCAGTTTTATCGCGATGGCAAACACGGTGGTCTGGCACAGCGACCCTGAACGTTTTGCCCGCCTCTACGCTTTCTTGTGGCGGTTGCGCGATGCCCCCCATCTGATGGAGGATCGCGGTGATGGCGATCTGACGCGGTTGCGGCAAATGGAAAAGAACGTGCGCCGCTGTCAGCACAAGATGAAAGCCTTTGTCCGTTTTCGCGAAATCACGGCGGCTGGCGCGAACCGGCGGTCGTTCGCCGCTTGGTTTGAACCTACACATAACACGGTGGAACCCACCGCCGATTTCTTTGTGCGCCGTTTTGCCGATATGGATTGGCGCATCCTAACACCCAAAACCAGCGCCATGTTCAAAGACGGCCAGCTTGCGATCGAAGGCGGGCAAGCCAAACCCGACCTGCCCGCGGATGCCAGCGAAGAATTATGGGTCACCTATTTTCGCAACATCTTTAACCCTGCGCGTCTAAAGGTGCAGGCCATGCAATCGGAGATGCCCAAAAAATATTGGAAAAACATGCCGGAGGCCGCAGCGATCCCCGACTTGATTGCCAACGCCCCTGCCCGCGCGCGGGCAATGGCACTTGCTGCGCCGTCATTGCCGCCACGCCATATGGCGAAAGCGCAGGCCCAACTGGCCGGTCACGCCTCTGCATGGGAGGGGTCGGAGGCTGCGCTGCCCGCCGCGATCACCGCCTGTACCCGATGCCCGCTGCACTGCAATGCGACGCAGGCGGTTCTTGGCGAGGGGCCGCTGAACGCTGACTTGATGATCGTGGGCGAACAACCGGGGGATCACGAAGACCTGCAAGGGCGACCTTTTGTCGGACCGGCAGGGCAGTTATTTGACAAGCTGGCAATCGATGCAGCGCTGGACCGTCAAAGCGCATATGTCACCAACGCCGTGAAGCATTTCAAGTTCCGCCCGAAGGGCAAACGCCGCATTCACCAACGGCCCGATATTTCGGAGATCGAACAATGTAAATGGTGGCTAGATGCCGAGCTTGCGCAGGTGAAACCCAAACTGATCCTTGCGATGGGTGCCACCGCTGCGCACGTTTTGACAGGTAAAGGCACCGCAATCATGGCGCGGCGCGGCACAGTCGAGACCAGCCCTGCCGGCCCGCCTGTATTGATTACCCTGCATCCGTCTTATGTGCTGCGCCAAACAGATCCCGAGGCCCGCTCAACTGCGCAAAACCTGCTGCGACTGGATCTGGCGGCCGCGGTTGCTTTTGTCCGGTAA
- a CDS encoding TRAP transporter large permease — MSVEILTVLFFGSLLVFLMLGTPLAFVLGGVSVVFLYFEMGPIGFYLLASKMWETMQSPTLMAIPLFVYMAILLEKSGVANDLYDMMHQWWGGLRGGLAIGTVLICVIFAAMSGISGAAVVTMGTIALPKMLERGYDKKLALGAINAGGGWGILIPPSILMVLYALLTEVSVGRLFAAGVGPGLTLFVLVSIYIGGRCWLQPELGPALPIEERASWGDKFRSLKAVILPIMIVTIVLGAIFGGFATPTEAAAIGVFGAMVATGINGQLSRTVIHSAAIDTLKLTALVMWILFAAHAFSTAYTALGAQSLISNVMTVIPGGRWGALFFMLMVLFFLGMVLDPVGIMLITLPVFLPVVRDAGFDPIWFGILFIIMMEVGYMTPPFGFNLFYLKGVAPPDVTMGDIYASVFPYVVVTLIGVILIILFPAIALFLPQYFYG; from the coding sequence ATGAGTGTCGAAATTTTAACGGTTCTGTTTTTCGGCAGCCTTCTGGTTTTCCTGATGCTGGGCACGCCGCTCGCCTTTGTATTGGGTGGCGTTTCGGTCGTGTTCTTGTACTTCGAAATGGGCCCCATCGGGTTCTATCTGCTGGCCTCGAAAATGTGGGAAACGATGCAATCGCCCACGCTTATGGCGATCCCCTTGTTTGTGTATATGGCGATCCTGCTGGAGAAATCGGGGGTTGCGAACGACCTTTACGACATGATGCACCAGTGGTGGGGCGGCTTGCGCGGCGGGCTTGCCATTGGCACGGTGCTGATCTGCGTGATCTTTGCAGCGATGTCGGGGATTTCCGGTGCCGCTGTGGTCACGATGGGCACCATCGCCCTGCCAAAGATGCTGGAACGTGGCTATGACAAAAAGCTGGCGCTTGGCGCGATCAATGCCGGTGGTGGCTGGGGCATCCTGATCCCGCCGTCCATTTTAATGGTGCTTTATGCGCTGCTGACCGAAGTATCCGTTGGCCGTCTGTTTGCGGCGGGTGTTGGTCCGGGTCTGACCCTGTTTGTGCTGGTGTCGATCTACATCGGCGGGCGCTGCTGGTTGCAACCCGAACTGGGCCCTGCCCTGCCAATTGAAGAACGCGCCAGCTGGGGGGATAAATTTCGCTCGCTCAAGGCAGTAATCCTGCCGATCATGATCGTAACCATCGTGCTGGGCGCGATCTTTGGCGGCTTTGCCACCCCGACCGAGGCCGCCGCCATCGGCGTGTTCGGTGCCATGGTGGCAACCGGTATCAACGGTCAGCTTAGCCGCACAGTCATCCACAGCGCCGCCATCGACACGTTGAAACTGACGGCGCTTGTCATGTGGATCCTGTTCGCTGCGCACGCGTTTTCAACCGCTTACACAGCGCTCGGGGCGCAAAGCCTGATCTCCAACGTAATGACGGTCATTCCCGGCGGACGCTGGGGCGCGCTGTTCTTTATGTTGATGGTGCTGTTCTTTCTGGGGATGGTGCTTGATCCGGTTGGCATCATGCTGATCACCTTGCCGGTCTTCTTGCCGGTGGTGCGCGATGCAGGGTTTGATCCGATCTGGTTCGGCATCCTGTTCATCATCATGATGGAGGTCGGCTATATGACACCGCCGTTCGGGTTCAACCTGTTCTACCTCAAAGGGGTGGCACCACCTGATGTCACCATGGGCGACATCTATGCGTCAGTTTTCCCTTATGTGGTGGTGACGTTGATCGGTGTTATTCTGATCATCCTGTTCCCTGCCATCGCTTTGTTCCTGCCGCAGTATTTCTATGGCTAG
- the dctP gene encoding TRAP transporter substrate-binding protein DctP: MSNSHINRRSVLRGAAVAAVASPALVGKALAAGEVTWRVQAHWPKASSSFTDSLQVIATLLEEKTEGAFKLELLGAGEFAKGPDIYNIVRKGVVPMGTISPSYISDNAQAATFVYGIPGTLRQAWEMEHAMKNLGVEDLVNKELNEDGVHLMCEKVLPTEMTVSKKIESAADFQGLKIRSSGAMLDYLAAAGAAPQYIPGSELYQSLSSGVVDGAHWGAAIGAQSMSLWEVCKYHYKPVLAQTTDAFIMNIDAVEALPDDLRGALEEIITTRFFLRSAEYQHKEAIAITEGVAKDGIEVMQLPDDVLEMLAAASAKILETEGQKGEHAAKAADVYRTLMKDMGYA, encoded by the coding sequence ATGAGTAATTCGCACATTAACCGTCGCTCCGTACTGCGCGGTGCCGCTGTCGCTGCGGTCGCGTCACCTGCGCTTGTTGGCAAGGCTCTGGCAGCGGGCGAAGTCACCTGGCGCGTTCAGGCCCACTGGCCAAAAGCGTCCAGCTCTTTCACCGACAGCCTTCAGGTGATCGCAACCCTGCTGGAGGAAAAAACCGAAGGCGCGTTTAAACTGGAACTTCTGGGCGCGGGCGAATTCGCCAAGGGCCCTGACATTTATAACATCGTGCGCAAGGGCGTTGTACCGATGGGTACGATCAGCCCGTCCTACATCAGCGATAACGCGCAGGCCGCGACATTTGTCTACGGCATCCCCGGCACGCTGCGTCAGGCTTGGGAAATGGAACACGCGATGAAGAACCTCGGTGTCGAGGATCTGGTGAACAAAGAGTTGAACGAAGACGGCGTGCATCTGATGTGCGAAAAGGTTCTTCCCACCGAAATGACCGTATCGAAAAAGATCGAATCTGCGGCTGATTTCCAAGGGCTGAAAATCCGCTCATCGGGTGCGATGCTTGACTATCTGGCCGCTGCCGGTGCCGCCCCACAGTATATTCCGGGTTCGGAATTGTATCAGTCGCTGAGCTCTGGCGTGGTGGACGGTGCACATTGGGGTGCAGCCATCGGCGCGCAATCCATGTCGCTGTGGGAAGTGTGCAAATATCACTACAAGCCCGTGCTGGCCCAGACCACCGATGCCTTCATCATGAACATCGACGCTGTCGAAGCACTGCCCGATGATCTGCGCGGCGCACTGGAAGAAATCATCACGACACGTTTCTTCCTGCGTTCGGCAGAGTATCAGCACAAAGAAGCGATCGCGATCACCGAAGGTGTGGCCAAAGATGGCATCGAAGTCATGCAATTGCCTGACGACGTGCTGGAAATGCTGGCCGCTGCATCTGCAAAAATCCTCGAGACCGAGGGGCAGAAAGGCGAGCACGCTGCGAAAGCCGCGGATGTTTACCGCACGTTGATGAAGGATATGGGGTACGCTTGA